The following proteins are encoded in a genomic region of Ictalurus punctatus breed USDA103 chromosome 15, Coco_2.0, whole genome shotgun sequence:
- the zgc:153012 gene encoding TSC22 domain family protein 2 isoform X1: MFGSVRKMVSAFETRKQPCPPPPTHSSLSSSIQNPSPKQSPPPSTTPSPVIKTLPCLSTTPEPHPSHTSGQAPSTRTILHPVMSVTCHDGERERQDVVLRGGGQGRRIPRVRLRDSWPMGKLNCFERNFLSFVTVETKEPISCGKCPPEFDRGRLRPIRCKSTSVTGLNTISTSSAAGLSAASRLNATSSAAGLNATSSTAGLNAASGFNAATSAAGLNAASSAAGLNAASSAAGLNATSAAGLNATSTSSTSGLNATFTTELNANSAAGLNANSITRPKSTTGTNISSSASTTLSVTRGAYSHLTTETSSRLTPGASANANVNSDSELLLSLGRRGPGLVGGANKSAFEPPGVPVYPKQLVLGSTTVTQSGGRGQGKGQAFQPQLGLRPSDSTFFSLLLLSRSGSSNSMIAIDNKIEQAMDLVKAHLMLAVREEVEVLREQIKELAERNAQLERENYILRALRENQ; the protein is encoded by the exons ATGTTTGGTAGCGTTAGAAAGATGGTGTCCGCATTCGAGACAAGAAAACAGCCCTGTCCTCCCCCTCCAAcccactcttctctctcttcctccatccAAAACCCCTCCCCCAAACAGAGCCCACCCCCTTCCACCACACCCTCTCCAGTTATAAAAACACTCCCCTGTCTGTCCACCACACCTGAGCCCCACCCCTCTCACACCTCAGGACAAGCCCCCTCCACTCGCACAATTTTGCATCCTGTAATGAGTGTGACTTGCCatgatggagaaagagagaggcaggaTGTTGTGTTGAGAGGAGGTGGACAAGGGCGGAGAATTCCACGTGTCAGGCTGCGTGACTCCTGGCCAATGGGAAAGCTGAACTGCTTTGAAAGGAACTTCCTCTCATTTGTCACAGTAGAAACCAAAGAACCAATCAGCTGCGGCAAATGTCCTCCTGAATTTGACAGAGGCAGACTGAGACCCATACGCTGCAAATCCACCTCAGTCACCGGGCTGAACACCATCTCCACCTCCTCCGCCGCAGGGCTCAGCGCCGCCTCCAGGCTCAATGCCACCTCCTCTGCCGCAGGGCTGAACGCCACCTCCTCCACCGCTGGGCTCAACGCCGCCTCCGGGTTCAACGCCGCCACCTCCGCCGCAGGGCTGAATGCCGCCTCCTCCGCCGCAGGGCTGAACGCCGCCTCCTCCGCCGCAGGGCTGAACGCCACCTCCGCCGCAGGGCTGAACgccacctccacctcctccacctccgGGCTCAACGCCACCTTCACCACAGAGCTCAACGCCAACTCCGCCGCAGGGCTCAACGCCAACTCCATTACAAGACCTAAATCCACCACAGGGACTAACATTAGCTCTTCTGCAAGCACTACTTTAAGTGTCACTAGAGGAGCTTACAGTCATTTGACTACAGAAACCAGCTCCAGGTTGACCCCAGGGGCTAGTGCTAATGCTAACGTTAACTCAGACAGTGAGCTGCTTTTGTCTCTTGGACGGCGAGGTCCAGGTCTTGTTGGTGGTGCTAATAAAAGTGCCTTCGAACCTCCTGGAGTTCCTGTGTATCCGAAACAGCTAGTTCTGGGTTCTACTACTGTAACCCAGAGTGGGGGGAGAGGCCAGGGAAAGGGGCAGGCATTCCAACCCCAATTAGGGCTCCGCCCCTCTGACTCCACCTTTTTCTCCCTGCTGCTGCTCTCACGCAG TGGCTCCAGTAACAGCATGATTGCCATAGACAACAAGATTGAGCAAGCCATG gaCCTGGTGAAGGCCCACCTGATGCTGGCGGTGAGAGAGGAGGTGGAGGTTCTGAGGGAGCAGATAAAGGAGCTAGCAGAGAGAAACGCTCAGCTCGAGAGAGAGAACTACATCCTTCGAGCTCTCAGGGAGAACCAGTGA
- the ppp1r35 gene encoding protein phosphatase 1 regulatory subunit 35 isoform X1 — protein sequence MDSALMQMSPPPLPRSPAPAPPQCPELDLSLTLTPERPGHSAVALNRGNMRTRPRQVRFAVSPDSSSDQPPVTMAITQHYSNQSAAEKRHRKGKQVLYCIKGPHTGEQGGMSAQSDGQVTEGVWLNTTLALKSELLQLEEAEFNSKKAVQERLQNSTTVQECVRTRVAEGLNFPRSHHLYRALVSVSLSHDELIAEALRDRPALALPTASHHTKSHSPPAEGPDLLFFYEPHCVVRETPLLPGNRIPLPHLRPAPRPAHTTFHLLQRHRQWEA from the exons ATGGACAGTGCACTGATGCAAATGAGCCCACCCCCGCTCCCTCGAAGCCCTGCCCCTGCCCCACCCCAGTGTCCTGAACTGGACTTGTCCCTCACTCTGACCCCAGAGAGACCGGGACACTCAGCGGTAGCTCTGAACAGAGGAAACATGCGGACACGCCCACGGCAG GTGCGTTTCGCTGTGAGTCCTGACTCCTCCTCTGACCAGCCTCCTGTTACCATGGCGATTACACAGCACTACAGTAACCAATCAGCAGCTGAGAAACGACACAGGAAAGGAAAAcaag TGCTGTACTGTATAAAAGGTCCACACACAGGGGAACAAGGGGGCATGTCTGCTCAGAGTGATGGACAGGTGACAGAAGGGGTGTGGCTAAACACTACACTAGCCCTGAAGTCGGAGCTGCTGCAGCTGGAGGAGGCGGAGTTTAACTCCAAGAAGGCCGTGCAGGAGAGACTGCAGAACTCAACTACTGTACAAGAGTGTGTCAGAACCCGAGTGGCTGAgg gtctgAACTTTCCACGCTCTCACCATCTCTATCGTGCTCTCGTCAGCGTCAGTCTGTCACATGATGAACTCATTGCTGAGGCCTTGCGTGACAGGCCAGCTTTAGCCCTGCCCACAGCCAGCCACCACACAAAG tcccACTCTCCTCCAGCAGAGGGCCCTGACCTGCTTTTCTTCTACGAACCTCACTGTGTTGTCAGGGAGACGCCCCTGTTGCCAGGCAACCGCATCCCTTTACCCCATCTACGCCCGGCCCCCAGACCTGCTCACACAACCTTTCACCTACTTCAGAGACATCGGCAGTGGGAGGCATGA
- the ppp1r35 gene encoding protein phosphatase 1 regulatory subunit 35 isoform X2 has translation MDSALMQMSPPPLPRSPAPAPPQCPELDLSLTLTPERPGHSAVALNRGNMRTRPRQVRFAVSPDSSSDQPPVTMAITQHYSNQSAAEKRHRKGKQGPHTGEQGGMSAQSDGQVTEGVWLNTTLALKSELLQLEEAEFNSKKAVQERLQNSTTVQECVRTRVAEGLNFPRSHHLYRALVSVSLSHDELIAEALRDRPALALPTASHHTKSHSPPAEGPDLLFFYEPHCVVRETPLLPGNRIPLPHLRPAPRPAHTTFHLLQRHRQWEA, from the exons ATGGACAGTGCACTGATGCAAATGAGCCCACCCCCGCTCCCTCGAAGCCCTGCCCCTGCCCCACCCCAGTGTCCTGAACTGGACTTGTCCCTCACTCTGACCCCAGAGAGACCGGGACACTCAGCGGTAGCTCTGAACAGAGGAAACATGCGGACACGCCCACGGCAG GTGCGTTTCGCTGTGAGTCCTGACTCCTCCTCTGACCAGCCTCCTGTTACCATGGCGATTACACAGCACTACAGTAACCAATCAGCAGCTGAGAAACGACACAGGAAAGGAAAAcaag GTCCACACACAGGGGAACAAGGGGGCATGTCTGCTCAGAGTGATGGACAGGTGACAGAAGGGGTGTGGCTAAACACTACACTAGCCCTGAAGTCGGAGCTGCTGCAGCTGGAGGAGGCGGAGTTTAACTCCAAGAAGGCCGTGCAGGAGAGACTGCAGAACTCAACTACTGTACAAGAGTGTGTCAGAACCCGAGTGGCTGAgg gtctgAACTTTCCACGCTCTCACCATCTCTATCGTGCTCTCGTCAGCGTCAGTCTGTCACATGATGAACTCATTGCTGAGGCCTTGCGTGACAGGCCAGCTTTAGCCCTGCCCACAGCCAGCCACCACACAAAG tcccACTCTCCTCCAGCAGAGGGCCCTGACCTGCTTTTCTTCTACGAACCTCACTGTGTTGTCAGGGAGACGCCCCTGTTGCCAGGCAACCGCATCCCTTTACCCCATCTACGCCCGGCCCCCAGACCTGCTCACACAACCTTTCACCTACTTCAGAGACATCGGCAGTGGGAGGCATGA
- the LOC108275694 gene encoding growth hormone secretagogue receptor type 1, translating to MDPTLNGSGWCGGCDNENNSNNLDDWTGLSSAFSHSELVAVTTLCVPLLVLGLMGNILTILVVWLRPQMRSTTYFYLSSMAVSDIMMLVLMPLDLYKLWWYRPWFLGDTVCKLSQFVSECCTFSSILHMTALGAERYVGVCFPLRARLLVTRGRVRVLIGALWGVAALSAGPVLVLVGAEHVEGNLTECRVTRWAETSGLMVAMLWLSNLYFIVPLTTLTLLYTLIARRLRQRRHVHRDHTHRQTLRMMVVIVCVFVVCWLPFHVARTLFCLSLNSSVQVYFLSQYLNLVSFVLFYCSAAINPLLYNIMSSRYRDNVRALLRPRTRPLPAPSPSSTHF from the exons atggatccAACACTGAATGGTTCTGGTTGGTGTGGTGGTTGTGACAATGAGAACAATTCGAATAATTTGGATGATTGGACTGGACTGTCTTCAGCCTTCAGCCACTCTGAACTGGTTGCCGTGACGACTCTCTGTGTGCCACTGCTGGTACTCGGCCTGATGGGTAATATTCTAACCATCCTGGTGGTGTGGCTCCGCCCCCAGATGAGAAGCACCACCTACTTTTACCTGAGCAGCATGGCGGTGTCGGATATCATGATGCTGGTGCTGATGCCCCTCGACCTGTACAAG CTGTGGTGGTACCGCCCCTGGTTTCTAGGTGACACAGTGTGCAAACTCTCTCAATTTGTGAGCGAGTGCTGCACTTTCTCCTCCATCCTGCACATGACTGCGTTGGGGGCGGAGCGTTATGTGGGCGTGTGTTTCCCGCTCAGAGCCCGCCTCCTGGTGACCCGGGGCCGTGTCCGGGTGCTGATTGGTGCACTGTGGGGCGTGGCTGCCCTGAGTGCGGGCCCCGTGCTGGTGCTGGTAGGGGCGGAGCATGTAGAAGGTAACTTGACGGAGTGCCGTGTGACTCGGTGGGCGGAGACTTCGGGCCTGATGGTGGCCATGTTGTGGCTCTCTAACCTGTATTTCATCGTCCCGCTGACGACACTCACGCTTCTCTACACGCTCATCGCCCGCAGACTGCGCCAACGCAGACACGTCCACCGAGACCACACTCACCGGCAGACCCTGAGGATGATGG tggtgATAGTGTGTGTCTTTGTGGTGTGTTGGTTGCCCTTCCATGTGGCTCGTACgttgttctgtctgtctctgaacTCCAGCGTTCAGGTTTATTTCCTGTCTCAGTACCTGAACCTCGTTTCCTTCGTGCTGTTCTACTGCAGCGCCGCCATCAACCCACTGCTCTACAACATCATGTCCTCCCGTTACCGTGACAACGTCCGCGCCCTGCTCCGCCCCCGCACCCGACCCCTGCCGGCCCCCTCCCCTTCCAGCACACACTTCTGA